One segment of Vulpes lagopus strain Blue_001 chromosome 8, ASM1834538v1, whole genome shotgun sequence DNA contains the following:
- the LOC121497384 gene encoding mediator of RNA polymerase II transcription subunit 18-like has protein sequence MLFCSSGSVLDHSLESLIHRLRGLCDNMEPETFLDHEMVFLLKGQQASPFVLRARRSMDRGGAPWHLRYLGQPEMGDKNRHALVRNCVDIATSENLTDFLMEMGFRMDHEFVAKGHLFRKGIMKIMVYKIFRILVPGNTDSTEALSLSYLVELSVVAPAGQDMVSDDMRNFAEQLKPLVHLEKIDPKRLM, from the coding sequence ATGCTCTTTTGTTCTTCAGGAAGTGTTTTAGATCACAGTTTGGAAAGCCTCATCCATCGCCTTCGTGGTTTGTGTGACAACATGGAACCTGAGACTTTCCTTGACCATGAAATGGTGTTCCTCCTTAAGGGCCAGCAGGCTAGTCCATTTGTTCTAAGGGCTCGGCGTTCTATGGATAGGGGCGGGGCACCCTGGCATCTGCGCTACCTGGGACAACCAGAAATGGGAGACAAGAACCGCCATGCCCTGGTGCGAAATTGTGTGGACATTGCAACATCTGAGAACCTCACTGACTTCTTGATGGAAATGGGCTTCCGCATGGACCATGAGTTTGTTGCCAAGGGTCACTTGTTCCGTAAGGGTATCATGAAGATTATGGTATACAAGATCTTCCGCATCCTGGTACCAGGAAACACAGACAGCACTGAGGCCTTGTCACTTTCCTATCTTGTGGAACTGAGTGTTGTTGCACCAGCTGGGCAGGACATGGTCTCTGATGACATGAGGAACTTTGCCGAGCAGCTGAAACCTCTGGTTCACCTAGAGAAAATAGACCCCAAAAGGCTCATGTGA
- the MED18 gene encoding mediator of RNA polymerase II transcription subunit 18, with amino-acid sequence MEAPPVTMMPVTGGTINMMEYLLQGSVLDHSLESLIHRLRGLCDNMEPETFLDHEMVFLLKGQQASPFVLRARRSMDRGGAPWHLRYLGQPEMGDKNRHALVRNCVDIATSENLTDFLMEMGFRMDHEFVAKGHLFRKGIMKIMVYKIFRILVPGNTDSTEALSLSYLVELSVVAPAGQDMVSDDMRNFAEQLKPLVHLEKIDPKRLM; translated from the exons ATGGAGGCACCTCCAGTCACCATGATGCCTGTCACTGGAGGCACCATTAATATGATGGAGTACCTGCTGCAGG GAAGTGTTTTAGATCACAGTTTGGAAAGCCTCATCCATCGCCTTCGTGGTTTGTGTGACAACATGGAACCTGAGACTTTCCTTGACCATGAAATGGTGTTCCTCCTTAAGGGCCAGCAGGCTAGTCCATTTGTTCTAAGGGCTCGGCGTTCTATGGATAGGGGCGGGGCACCCTGGCATCTGCGCTACCTGGGACAACCAGAAATGGGAGACAAGAACCGCCATGCCCTGGTGCGAAATTGTGTGGACATTGCAACATCTGAGAACCTCACTGACTTCTTGATGGAAATGGGCTTCCGCATGGACCATGAGTTTGTTGCCAAGGGTCACTTGTTCCGTAAGGGTATCATGAAGATTATGGTATACAAGATCTTCCGCATCCTGGTACCAGGAAACACAGACAGCACTGAGGCCTTGTCACTTTCCTATCTTGTGGAACTGAGTGTTGTTGCACCAGCTGGGCAGGACATGGTCTCTGATGACATGAGGAACTTTGCCGAGCAGCTGAAACCTCTGGTTCACCTAGAGAAAATAGACCCCAAAAGGCTCATGTGA